One part of the Mycobacterium marinum genome encodes these proteins:
- a CDS encoding SDR family oxidoreductase, protein MKSVFITGAGSGMGREGAKLFHAKGWRVAAVDRDGAGLDALGAELGTERLWTRVVDVTDRDALDRALADFCAGTSHGGLDMMWNNAGIGEGGWFEDVPYDAAMRVVDVNFKAVLTGAYGALPYLRKAPGSLMFSTSSSSATYGMPRLAVYSATKHAVKGLTEALSAEWRRHGVRVADVLPGLIDTAILTSTRQHSDASAPTLSSEQIRAAAPKKGMFRLLPASSVAEAAWQAYQHPTRLHWYVPPSIRWIDRLKGVSPEFVRSRILKSLPTFGAGQQ, encoded by the coding sequence ATGAAATCGGTATTCATCACCGGCGCCGGCAGCGGAATGGGCCGCGAGGGGGCGAAGCTGTTTCACGCCAAAGGCTGGCGGGTCGCCGCGGTGGACCGCGACGGCGCCGGCCTTGACGCGCTGGGCGCCGAACTTGGCACCGAGCGGCTGTGGACCCGCGTTGTTGACGTGACCGACCGGGATGCGTTGGATCGCGCCCTGGCCGATTTCTGCGCCGGTACCAGCCACGGCGGACTCGACATGATGTGGAACAACGCCGGCATCGGCGAAGGCGGATGGTTCGAGGACGTACCCTACGACGCCGCGATGCGCGTCGTCGATGTGAACTTCAAGGCGGTGCTGACCGGGGCTTACGGTGCCCTCCCCTATCTGAGAAAGGCACCGGGAAGTCTGATGTTTTCCACATCGTCGTCGTCGGCCACCTACGGCATGCCACGGCTGGCGGTCTATTCGGCAACCAAGCACGCCGTCAAGGGACTCACCGAAGCGTTGAGCGCCGAATGGCGGCGCCATGGTGTGCGAGTTGCCGACGTGCTGCCCGGGTTGATCGACACCGCGATTCTCACCTCAACTCGGCAGCACTCCGACGCCTCCGCCCCGACCCTGTCCAGCGAGCAGATCCGCGCCGCCGCGCCCAAGAAGGGGATGTTTCGTCTACTGCCGGCATCCAGCGTCGCCGAGGCGGCCTGGCAGGCCTACCAGCACCCGACGCGGCTGCATTGGTACGTGCCGCCAAGCATTCGCTGGATCGATCGGCTCAAGGGCGTCAGTCCGGAATTCGTTCGAAGCCGCATTCTCAAATCCCTACCGACGTTTGGCGCAGGACAGCAGTAG
- a CDS encoding SRPBCC family protein, with the protein MEGSATVHMAAPADKIWDLIADIRNTGRFSPETFEAEWLDGATGPALGARFRGHVRRNEIGPVYWTVCEVTACEPSREFGFAVMMGDRPVNNWHYRLAPSGGGTDVTESFRLAESPLSTVYYWMFGGWLRKRRNIRDMTKTLNRIKDVVEAA; encoded by the coding sequence ATGGAGGGTTCAGCGACAGTTCACATGGCAGCCCCGGCGGACAAGATCTGGGATTTGATCGCCGACATCCGCAATACCGGACGATTTTCGCCGGAAACCTTCGAGGCCGAATGGCTCGACGGCGCGACCGGCCCTGCGCTGGGTGCCAGGTTCCGGGGGCACGTTCGGCGTAACGAGATCGGACCGGTTTACTGGACGGTTTGCGAGGTGACCGCCTGCGAGCCAAGTCGCGAGTTCGGGTTTGCTGTGATGATGGGCGACAGACCGGTCAACAACTGGCACTATCGCCTGGCCCCCTCGGGAGGCGGGACCGATGTGACCGAGTCATTTCGGCTCGCGGAGTCTCCGCTGAGCACCGTGTACTACTGGATGTTCGGTGGCTGGCTGCGTAAGCGCCGCAACATTCGGGACATGACCAAGACGCTGAACCGCATTAAAGACGTGGTCGAGGCGGCCTAG
- a CDS encoding transglycosylase family protein: MTHIAKPLTKSALAGGFVVASMSLSTGVAQADLMNWEAVAQCESGGNWSANTGNGAYGGLQFKQATWEEYGGVGNPASASKQQQIAIANRVLAGQGPAAWPKCSSAGGLPPVPVLLPKPVRQLEQTVTQIISIFTPR; this comes from the coding sequence ATGACACACATCGCGAAACCCCTCACCAAGTCCGCGCTCGCCGGTGGATTCGTCGTTGCGTCGATGTCACTGTCCACCGGTGTCGCACAGGCCGATCTGATGAACTGGGAAGCGGTCGCGCAGTGCGAGTCTGGCGGAAACTGGTCGGCCAACACCGGCAACGGCGCCTACGGCGGTCTGCAGTTCAAGCAAGCCACCTGGGAGGAATACGGTGGCGTGGGAAACCCCGCAAGTGCCTCTAAGCAGCAACAAATCGCCATCGCCAACCGAGTTCTGGCAGGACAGGGACCGGCCGCCTGGCCCAAATGTTCGTCCGCCGGTGGATTGCCGCCGGTGCCCGTGCTGTTGCCCAAACCGGTGCGTCAGCTCGAGCAGACGGTGACTCAGATCATCTCGATATTCACGCCCCGTTAG
- a CDS encoding chorismate mutase, whose protein sequence is MVFPARRSTRHLLGVGLGGAATLLAVALGAPGQVRADSASPLSTLVDAAAQRLAVADPVAAFKWHAGVAIEDPDRVQQQLAKLGDAARAAKVDPNYVTRVFGDQISATEAIEYSRFADWKFGSADVPAAPPDLSASRAEIDALNDKILSQITLNRSLLESASCATQLDLARADAIRARQLDSLYQRALLTATRSYCPAGDHA, encoded by the coding sequence GTGGTTTTTCCAGCGCGCCGATCGACTCGGCATCTGTTGGGTGTCGGGCTCGGCGGGGCGGCCACCCTGCTTGCGGTGGCGCTGGGCGCGCCCGGGCAGGTGCGGGCCGACAGTGCCAGCCCGCTGAGCACCTTGGTTGACGCGGCGGCGCAGCGGTTGGCCGTGGCCGACCCGGTGGCGGCCTTCAAGTGGCATGCTGGCGTGGCCATTGAGGACCCGGACCGCGTCCAGCAACAACTCGCCAAGCTGGGCGATGCGGCCCGCGCCGCAAAGGTCGACCCCAACTACGTCACCCGGGTGTTTGGCGACCAGATCAGCGCGACCGAGGCGATCGAGTACAGCCGCTTCGCGGACTGGAAGTTCGGCTCGGCCGACGTCCCCGCGGCACCCCCCGACCTGTCCGCATCGCGCGCCGAGATCGATGCGCTAAACGATAAGATTTTATCTCAGATAACACTTAATCGCAGTTTGCTGGAGTCGGCGTCCTGCGCGACCCAACTCGACCTCGCGAGGGCGGACGCGATACGGGCTCGTCAGCTGGACAGCCTCTATCAACGTGCTCTGTTGACCGCAACGAGGTCGTACTGCCCGGCCGGGGACCACGCCTGA
- a CDS encoding alpha/beta fold hydrolase, with protein MAQVTLSQATIAYRVLGPENSPHPPVLFVHGILVDERLWSAVAEGLAAMGFRCILPTWPLGSHAIPANEGADLSPAGIAEMIHEFMVALDLADVTLVGNDTGGGLCQLVIDAHPDLVGRLVLTNCDAFETFPPFPFPAVFALLRGPRSIKTLFAAMGLRPLRHSPLGYGLLLNKPDAALTASWLQPCRTDARICDDLATLLRHVAATDLTEVSTRFAQFPKPVTLVWGMGDRCFKPTLAHRMAQLFPDASIIEVPGSKTFVALNEPAAVINAISTVGAHHG; from the coding sequence TGCTCGGACCCGAAAACTCCCCACATCCCCCGGTGCTATTCGTCCACGGCATTCTCGTCGATGAGCGCCTGTGGTCCGCCGTAGCCGAAGGGCTTGCCGCGATGGGGTTTCGGTGCATCCTGCCCACCTGGCCGCTGGGTTCCCACGCGATCCCGGCTAACGAAGGCGCTGACCTCTCCCCCGCCGGGATCGCGGAGATGATTCACGAGTTCATGGTCGCCCTTGACCTCGCCGACGTGACCTTGGTGGGCAACGACACCGGCGGCGGCCTGTGTCAGCTGGTGATCGATGCCCACCCGGATCTGGTCGGCCGCTTGGTGCTCACCAACTGCGATGCCTTCGAGACTTTTCCACCGTTTCCGTTTCCGGCCGTATTCGCGCTACTTCGGGGGCCAAGGTCGATCAAGACGCTGTTTGCGGCGATGGGGTTGCGGCCGTTGCGGCACTCCCCGCTCGGGTATGGCTTGCTGTTGAACAAGCCAGACGCCGCGCTGACGGCGTCGTGGTTGCAGCCGTGCCGCACAGACGCTCGCATCTGCGATGACCTGGCCACGCTGCTTCGGCATGTCGCCGCCACCGATCTGACCGAGGTGTCGACGCGGTTTGCCCAGTTCCCCAAACCGGTGACGCTGGTCTGGGGCATGGGAGACCGGTGCTTCAAGCCGACGCTGGCTCACCGCATGGCCCAGCTCTTCCCGGACGCGTCGATCATCGAGGTACCGGGTTCGAAAACCTTTGTCGCTCTCAATGAGCCGGCGGCGGTGATCAACGCGATCAGCACTGTTGGCGCACACCACGGCTGA